A part of Paenibacillus sp. sptzw28 genomic DNA contains:
- a CDS encoding glycosyltransferase, which yields MSEYKVYMLPKYMNGNKYIELLVDSLEAKGVQVEHFSKKKIGTIKKGDVLHFHWPSFHYRGSNIFKTGIKTAAFLLSLFFLRMKGIKVVWTVHNLWPHSTGKNKFDKIVRTLLSSLCTKQIVMGNAVKSELVNLFNANEQKVVLIPHGHYKDVYKSKGINVREKFGIPEDAYIYAFFGQISPYKGIDRLLKSFAEVSDKQSHLLIAGRNSADFDVSVFDHLTDNVHVSLGYIEDNELVDYINIVDSIILPYKDITTSGTAILALSYSKPVVAPDIGLLREYLGPGCAVLYDAGDEDGLRKAMLEVREKREKFRDSNAFNEKLKELDWSRISDLTLRAYKSAY from the coding sequence GTGAGCGAATATAAGGTATATATGCTGCCGAAGTATATGAATGGAAACAAGTACATTGAGCTGCTGGTTGACTCATTGGAGGCTAAAGGCGTTCAAGTTGAGCATTTCAGCAAGAAGAAGATCGGTACGATTAAAAAAGGCGACGTATTGCATTTTCATTGGCCAAGTTTTCATTATAGAGGCAGCAATATATTTAAAACCGGTATAAAGACGGCAGCGTTTCTGCTCTCTTTATTTTTTTTGAGGATGAAGGGTATTAAAGTCGTTTGGACCGTTCATAATTTGTGGCCGCATTCAACGGGCAAGAACAAGTTCGATAAAATAGTGCGGACGCTGCTTTCATCTTTATGCACGAAGCAAATCGTAATGGGGAATGCGGTAAAATCGGAATTAGTTAATCTGTTTAACGCAAATGAACAAAAGGTAGTGCTTATTCCCCACGGCCATTATAAGGATGTGTATAAGAGCAAAGGTATCAATGTCAGAGAAAAGTTCGGCATTCCCGAGGATGCGTATATTTATGCTTTCTTCGGTCAGATTTCGCCGTACAAAGGAATCGACAGACTGCTGAAAAGCTTCGCGGAGGTGAGTGACAAACAATCGCATCTGCTAATTGCCGGCAGGAATTCGGCTGACTTTGACGTCTCTGTTTTTGATCACCTGACTGATAATGTGCATGTGTCCTTAGGTTATATCGAGGACAATGAACTGGTCGATTATATCAATATCGTCGATTCGATCATTCTTCCTTATAAGGACATCACGACCTCGGGGACCGCAATACTCGCGCTTTCGTATTCAAAGCCGGTCGTGGCCCCCGATATAGGGCTGTTAAGAGAATATTTGGGTCCGGGCTGCGCTGTTTTATACGATGCCGGGGATGAGGACGGCCTGCGGAAAGCGATGCTTGAGGTCAGAGAAAAACGGGAAAAATTCCGTGACAGCAATGCGTTTAACGAGAAGCTAAAGGAACTCGACTGGTCGAGAATTTCCGATTTGACACTTCGTGCATATAAAAGCGCCTACTAG
- a CDS encoding glycosyltransferase family 4 protein, translating into MKNNLYIIHENGAPRHFEALYYLNDKEELYEDIVSVEFTFVRQFVKGIVRRDFSVVKRSLRNLFLLIYLLFTKNKRIIIGAAPYDMFIFLLYLLRTRHNTVYYSSWPYWDFSKYPKKLRMNLQRRLWEKFLTNIQVVGVTKPVVQGLSRYSERATVIPHCINEDIFFSQPKKSDEKFVIVYVGRLIPEKGISLITDLIADLHGENNIEWRFVGDGPLKEEIKNLASLSDNVKYYGQIKNPKELAAIYNESNLLLLPSFKNHNWEELFGIVLIEAMACGAVPVTTESIGPKTIISHEQDGFLLNEEGIFEEIKSIILKLKKDKLLFEQMSRNAIDNATAHYTVKRTSSLWRSVLVKERELLPSFATSMNGLASSSENDLIS; encoded by the coding sequence ATGAAGAATAATCTGTATATTATTCATGAGAACGGGGCGCCAAGACATTTCGAAGCATTATATTACTTGAATGACAAAGAGGAGCTTTACGAAGATATCGTCTCCGTCGAGTTCACTTTTGTCAGGCAATTTGTCAAGGGCATCGTCAGGAGAGACTTCTCTGTTGTTAAACGGTCCCTGCGCAACCTGTTCTTGCTGATCTATCTCTTATTCACTAAAAATAAACGTATCATAATAGGCGCAGCGCCTTATGATATGTTTATTTTTCTTCTGTATCTGCTCAGAACCAGGCACAATACGGTGTATTATTCCTCCTGGCCGTACTGGGATTTCTCCAAATATCCGAAGAAGCTGCGGATGAATCTGCAGCGGAGGCTGTGGGAGAAGTTCTTGACGAATATCCAGGTGGTCGGGGTAACGAAGCCGGTTGTTCAAGGATTGTCGCGCTACTCGGAAAGAGCAACCGTCATTCCTCATTGTATTAATGAGGATATATTCTTCTCCCAGCCGAAGAAATCGGATGAAAAATTCGTTATTGTTTACGTTGGCCGGTTGATCCCTGAGAAGGGAATCAGCTTGATAACGGATTTAATCGCCGATCTGCATGGTGAGAACAATATCGAATGGCGGTTTGTAGGAGACGGCCCGCTTAAAGAAGAGATTAAGAATCTCGCTTCTCTCAGCGATAATGTCAAGTACTACGGCCAAATCAAAAACCCTAAAGAACTGGCAGCCATATATAATGAGTCCAATCTGCTGCTTCTCCCTTCCTTTAAGAATCACAACTGGGAAGAGCTGTTCGGGATCGTTCTTATCGAGGCGATGGCATGCGGCGCCGTACCGGTAACGACTGAATCGATCGGCCCCAAAACGATCATATCCCATGAGCAGGACGGCTTCCTACTGAATGAAGAGGGTATATTTGAAGAAATCAAAAGCATTATATTGAAGCTGAAGAAGGATAAGCTGTTGTTCGAGCAGATGTCAAGGAATGCAATCGATAACGCGACCGCGCATTATACGGTCAAGAGAACTTCTTCATTATGGAGAAGTGTACTGGTCAAAGAAAGAGAATTGCTCCCAAGCTTCGCAACATCAATGAATGGTTTGGCAAGCTCAAGCGAGAACGATTTGATCAGTTGA
- a CDS encoding DUF1972 domain-containing protein: MNDHVKSVAFCGTRGLPANYGGFETAVDQITKELVDNNIDCHVFCRDNNKNEANPQTHEGRKLVYIQGSSSRKLDTFVSSYNTGIHLLRNRKKYDFVFWFNNANLPGILLTLIAGIPMAVNTDGLEWRRGKWSWPFKLYYFLSSLIISLFCRTLVSDSISIQQYYKKVFMKKTHFIPYGAPEPRNIPPEKKDRILQQFGVEPNKYFLQITRFEPDNLPYEIAVSFGQSELWKKGYKLVIIGFKDETPYAMQIKSLSGSSGVEIFPANYDQDVLAALREGAYCYMHGNSVGGTNPALLEAMQTCKRIFAIEGPFSSEVLGDYGKQFTIDKLAAQFHESISLENQSDGMKQRLKARYNWDAVAASYYNLVYSRPADYRGTIEGEAEAKANAEPLVGVILVNFNGADDTIECITSLMKMNYFNMNLYVVDNCSYNDSGLQLKQFIDKQDSSSIKFIQLERNVGFSGGNNVAIRQAMADGAELLWLINNDTIVDRDALSYLVETMKENPGTGIVGSKIYFYGTKRIWFAGGAINKLGMSSHSGYNKEDLQGELYSEVKEVGYITGCSLLANKKMIEQIGVLDEDFFLYYEDTEFCRRAIRYGWKVFYEPRSIVWHKVSASTKSSFNDHSPALDYYDIRNSIFFIRKCYSPVNRLIPYVGVCIKFLKKHVRLVVRPESKKLEKLKIIYRGLNDAIVNKHGSL, from the coding sequence ATGAATGATCATGTAAAGTCTGTTGCATTCTGCGGGACTCGGGGTCTTCCAGCCAATTACGGCGGTTTTGAAACGGCAGTGGATCAAATAACGAAAGAGCTCGTTGACAACAATATCGATTGTCATGTCTTTTGCAGAGACAACAATAAAAACGAAGCGAACCCGCAGACTCACGAAGGAAGAAAACTTGTATATATACAAGGAAGCAGCTCAAGAAAGCTGGATACATTCGTTTCGTCCTACAATACCGGCATTCATCTACTTCGGAATCGGAAAAAGTATGATTTCGTGTTCTGGTTTAACAATGCAAACCTTCCCGGCATACTGCTGACACTAATCGCGGGAATTCCGATGGCGGTGAATACCGACGGGCTTGAGTGGAGAAGAGGCAAATGGTCCTGGCCGTTTAAGCTGTACTACTTCCTCTCTTCCCTGATCATCAGCTTATTCTGCAGGACGCTTGTTTCGGATTCGATTTCGATTCAGCAATATTATAAAAAGGTCTTCATGAAGAAAACGCATTTTATTCCGTACGGGGCTCCGGAGCCAAGAAATATACCGCCGGAGAAGAAAGACCGCATATTGCAGCAATTTGGAGTCGAGCCGAATAAATATTTCCTGCAAATCACGCGCTTTGAACCTGATAATTTGCCCTATGAGATTGCGGTGTCTTTCGGGCAATCGGAGCTGTGGAAGAAAGGCTACAAATTGGTCATCATCGGGTTTAAGGATGAGACTCCTTATGCGATGCAAATCAAATCGTTATCGGGCTCCAGCGGGGTAGAAATTTTTCCGGCAAATTACGATCAGGATGTTCTGGCTGCACTTAGGGAAGGCGCCTACTGTTACATGCACGGAAATTCCGTCGGAGGGACTAACCCGGCGCTGCTGGAAGCGATGCAGACGTGCAAACGGATCTTTGCGATTGAAGGACCGTTCAGCAGCGAGGTGTTGGGCGATTACGGGAAACAATTTACCATTGATAAGCTTGCCGCGCAATTTCATGAAAGCATAAGTTTGGAAAATCAGAGTGACGGCATGAAACAACGGTTAAAGGCCAGGTATAACTGGGATGCTGTAGCGGCCTCCTATTATAATCTGGTCTACAGCAGGCCCGCCGATTATCGCGGCACAATAGAGGGTGAAGCTGAAGCGAAGGCTAACGCAGAGCCGCTGGTCGGGGTTATTCTTGTGAATTTTAACGGCGCCGACGATACGATCGAATGCATTACTTCATTGATGAAGATGAACTACTTTAACATGAACCTGTATGTCGTTGATAACTGCTCTTACAATGATTCCGGACTGCAGCTGAAGCAGTTCATCGACAAACAGGATTCTTCTTCCATCAAGTTCATCCAGCTGGAGCGCAATGTCGGGTTCTCCGGCGGGAATAACGTGGCGATCAGGCAGGCTATGGCGGATGGCGCGGAGCTGTTATGGCTAATCAACAATGATACTATAGTGGACCGTGACGCACTGAGCTATTTGGTCGAAACGATGAAAGAAAACCCGGGCACCGGCATTGTCGGCTCGAAAATTTATTTCTACGGCACGAAGAGAATCTGGTTCGCCGGAGGCGCCATTAACAAGCTGGGGATGTCCTCGCACAGCGGCTATAACAAGGAAGATCTTCAAGGCGAGCTGTACTCGGAGGTTAAAGAAGTCGGTTATATTACCGGATGCAGCCTGCTTGCCAACAAGAAAATGATTGAACAGATCGGAGTGCTGGACGAAGACTTCTTCCTCTACTATGAAGATACGGAATTCTGCCGAAGAGCGATAAGATACGGCTGGAAGGTATTCTACGAACCGAGATCGATCGTATGGCATAAGGTCAGTGCTTCGACGAAAAGCTCGTTTAACGATCACTCGCCCGCACTCGACTACTACGATATCCGGAACAGTATCTTCTTCATCAGAAAATGCTATTCGCCGGTAAACAGACTCATCCCTTATGTGGGGGTCTGCATCAAATTTCTCAAGAAGCATGTGAGACTGGTTGTCAGGCCTGAAAGCAAAAAGCTGGAGAAGCTCAAAATCATCTATCGAGGGCTGAATGATGCGATCGTTAACAAGCATGGTTCTCTTTAA
- a CDS encoding glycosyltransferase family 1 protein — protein MRLGVDVHVLAGKFQGSRTYLLNLYRELVARKSNEKYYFFGHWASDYPYGEDVEYVNFKSASKWKRLTYETNPLLKEFQIDLYHTTYITPLKVSCDTIVTIHDVLFETHPEYFTRQEVIRNKILVRRSAHQAKQIHTVSKYSKDQLVRLYGVPEEKIRIVPNGVDLSKFTIDDKDYSRHLIQDKYGIKDFILTVGRIEPRKNHIQLLKAYKRLKERMNDVGTLVIIGKPDFGFKEFFNKINELGLQNCVKIIDSIDDEYLPHVYRAARLFVYPTFAEGFGIPPLEAMATGVPVITSNTTAIPEIVGNAGLLISPDSEEQIADQMENVLNNPELELKMQQLGLLQSKKWSWSRAADSYIEAIEDIKVKEGSL, from the coding sequence ATGAGGTTAGGGGTAGACGTACATGTACTCGCAGGGAAATTTCAGGGGAGCCGTACGTACTTATTAAATCTTTACCGTGAATTGGTCGCCCGGAAAAGTAACGAAAAGTATTATTTCTTTGGACATTGGGCTTCCGATTATCCATATGGCGAAGATGTTGAGTACGTTAATTTCAAATCGGCTTCGAAATGGAAAAGACTGACTTATGAGACGAACCCTTTGCTTAAAGAGTTCCAGATTGACTTGTACCATACTACTTATATTACTCCCCTGAAAGTCTCATGCGACACGATTGTAACCATCCATGATGTTTTATTCGAAACCCATCCGGAGTATTTCACACGGCAAGAAGTGATACGAAACAAAATATTGGTAAGACGCTCGGCTCATCAAGCAAAGCAAATACACACGGTGTCGAAGTATTCCAAAGACCAATTGGTCAGGTTGTATGGGGTGCCGGAAGAGAAAATACGAATTGTGCCCAACGGAGTGGATTTAAGTAAATTCACGATCGATGATAAAGACTATTCCAGGCATTTAATTCAGGATAAGTACGGAATCAAGGACTTCATATTAACCGTTGGAAGAATTGAACCGCGGAAAAATCATATTCAATTATTGAAAGCTTATAAGCGCCTAAAGGAAAGGATGAATGATGTCGGCACTCTCGTAATTATCGGGAAACCGGATTTCGGGTTCAAGGAATTTTTTAATAAGATCAACGAGCTGGGGCTTCAAAATTGCGTCAAAATCATCGATTCTATCGATGATGAATATTTACCTCACGTTTATCGTGCGGCGAGGCTGTTTGTATATCCGACATTTGCCGAAGGATTCGGCATTCCGCCGCTTGAGGCGATGGCGACCGGTGTACCCGTCATTACTTCTAACACCACAGCAATACCGGAAATTGTCGGCAATGCCGGCCTGTTGATCAGCCCGGACAGTGAAGAGCAAATTGCGGATCAAATGGAAAACGTCTTAAATAACCCGGAGCTGGAATTAAAAATGCAGCAGCTTGGTCTTTTACAATCTAAAAAATGGTCTTGGAGCCGTGCAGCCGACTCGTATATCGAGGCAATTGAAGATATTAAAGTAAAAGAGGGTTCTTTATGA